In Thermoanaerobacterium xylanolyticum LX-11, the genomic window AAAGAGCAGGTGTCCATTCTGGTGACAGTTTCTCCATGTATCCTGCGAGAAATTTATCGGATCATGAAATATCTACAATTGTAGAGTACACAAAGAAAATATCGTGTGCCTTAAAAGTAAAAGGGCTTATCAATATTCAATTTGTAGTTAAAGATGGTGTTGTCTACGTCTTGGAGGTAAATCCGAGGGCTTCAAGGACAGTTCCTGTAATAAGCAAAGCAACAGGAGTACCTATGATAGACATAGCCGTAAAAATCGCATTAGGCGATACACTAAAGAGCTTAGGATATCATGATGTTTTATGGCCAAAGACGACCCATACAATCGTAAAGGCACCTGTATTTTCAACAGAGAAGCTTACTAATGTGGAAGTGATGCTGGGACCGGAGATGAAGTCTACTGGAGAAATAATGGGCATAGATTTAAGCTACGAAGGGGCTCTTTACAAAGCTATGGCAGGAGCCAACTTAGATATACCTGTCAGTGGAAGGGTTTTAATTTCTATAGCAAGTAGAAGTATAAACGATTCAATGAGTACGGTAAAAAAGTATCATGATGCTGGATATGAGTTATTTGGCACATCCGGTACAGCCAGACATTTTAATTCTGCTGGAATTAGTGTGAAACATGTAAATATAAAAGATGCCATAAGGCTATTAAAAGAAGGGTATTTTTCATTAGTCATCAATATACCGAATCGCGGCAAGAAAGTAGATAATGATGGATTTATATTGAGGAGAACTGCATGTGAATACAGAGTTCCGCTGTTTACATCCCTTGATACGGCGAAGGCAGCGCTTCAAGCGGTGCAGAAGGTGAAAATAAGCGGACTTAACTACCTATCGTTAAATGAGTATCATGAGCTGCAGTCTAAAAACTTAAAGAAATCTGCTTTGTAATTAAGTTAGAAAGGAAGATTTATATGTTAAAAGGAGAAAAAGTGGTTTTGGCGTATTCAGGCGGTTTAGATACGTCTGTCATAATACCATGGCTTAAAGAAAATTACGAATGTGAGATAATAGCTGCGTGTATAGATGTAGGCCAGGGAAGCGAGCTTAGCAGCATAAAAGAAAAGGCATTATTAAGCGGTGCCAGCAAGATATACGTGGAAGATGTAAAAGATGAATTTGTGGAGGATTATATTTTTCCTACATTAAAAGCAGGAGCTGTGTATGAGGGCAAGTATCTATTAGGCACTTCATTTGCAAGGCCCCTTATTGCTAAAAAGCTTGTGGAGATAGCTCACAAGGAAGGTGCAAAGGCGATAGTGCACGGCGCTACTGGAAAAGGAAATGACCAAGTAAGGTTTGAAGTGTCAATAAAGGCCCTTGATCCATCAATAGAGATAATAGCACCGTGGAGGATATGGGACTTTAAGTCAAGGGAACAGGAAATAGACTATGCTAAGAAAAAAGGCATTCCTGTGCCTGTAACAAAGGAAAAGATATACAGTGTTGATAACAATTTATGGCACGTAAGCCATGAAGGCGGTGATTTGGAAGATCCGTGGAATGAGCCTAAAAACAGTTTGTACGATATGGTTGTTCCACCAGAGAATGCGCCGGATGAGCCAGAGTACGTTGTTTTAGAGTTTGAAAAGGGGATACCTGTAAAAGTAAATGGAAAGTCATACGCAAGTCCTTCAAAGATGATAGAAGATCTTAATTTGATAGCCGGAAGAAATGGTATAGGCATAGCTGATATTGTAGAAAATAGGCTTGTAGGCATTAAGTCTCGCGGTGTATATGAAACGCCTGCAGGAACGGTTCTTTATGCAGCCCACAAAGAGTTGGAGTATTTGGTTTTGGATAAGGAAACCATGAGGTTTAAAGATTTGGTAGCGCAAAAGTATGCAGACATTGTCTACAATGGATTATGGTTTTCTCCGCTTAGAGAGTCTTTAGATGCGTTTGTTGATGTGACACAGCAGAATGTGACTGGTACTGTAAGGCTTAAACTTTACAAAGGAAACTTGATAAATGCAGGTTCAAAGTCCCCATATTCACTATACAGTGAAGAGTTTGCTACATTTGGCGAAGATGAAGTTTACAATCAAAAGGATGCAGAAGGGTTTATAAACTTATTCGGATTGCCGCTTAAAATAAAAGCGCTTATGGATATAAGCAGAAAGGAAGATTTTAATGAAGCTGTGGGGCGGTAGGTTTAAAGGAGATACAGACAAACTTATGGAGGATTTTAATTCCTCCATTTCTTTCGATATGCGCCTTTTTAAATACGATGTAGAAGGTTCTATAGCCCATGCAAAAGGTTTAAATAAAGCGGGTGTATTAAAGGACGATGAGACAAAGCTCATTGTAGATGGGCTAAATGAGATTTTAAAGGAAACTGAGACAGAATTTATACCTGATGATGAAGATGTGCATACTTATGTTGAAAGACTTTTAACTGAGAAGATAGGTGATGTAGGTAAAAAACTGCATACAGGAAGAAGCCGCAATGACCAAGTAGCAACAGATGTGAGGCTTTATTTAAGAGATGTTATAAATGAAATTGAAAGCGGCATTG contains:
- a CDS encoding argininosuccinate synthase; the encoded protein is MLKGEKVVLAYSGGLDTSVIIPWLKENYECEIIAACIDVGQGSELSSIKEKALLSGASKIYVEDVKDEFVEDYIFPTLKAGAVYEGKYLLGTSFARPLIAKKLVEIAHKEGAKAIVHGATGKGNDQVRFEVSIKALDPSIEIIAPWRIWDFKSREQEIDYAKKKGIPVPVTKEKIYSVDNNLWHVSHEGGDLEDPWNEPKNSLYDMVVPPENAPDEPEYVVLEFEKGIPVKVNGKSYASPSKMIEDLNLIAGRNGIGIADIVENRLVGIKSRGVYETPAGTVLYAAHKELEYLVLDKETMRFKDLVAQKYADIVYNGLWFSPLRESLDAFVDVTQQNVTGTVRLKLYKGNLINAGSKSPYSLYSEEFATFGEDEVYNQKDAEGFINLFGLPLKIKALMDISRKEDFNEAVGR